The genomic interval CACTCTCACGAGTACGATGTCAAATACCGGCATCCATAGCCGGCTTGCCAATGGACGCAAAAGTTCAAAGATCAATTTCCCTCGAGCGGCCGTGATGGACCACATGCAAAATGCATTGTTCAATGTCCGGATTAGAGCTTTAGTCCGttcgatttcattttcatatttcatgacCTCCTGCATGTCCGCTCTCTGACTCAGACTTCATACATAGCTTCAAGACCCCAAGTGAATGTCTTCCTGTGTAATctgcttctttctttcctttataGCGTTTATAGTGTTCAAGTTCTGCTAGTTTCCGTATTTTTGTTTGTAACCAGTCGTTAGATGAGAAAACTCATTGATATAAGGGTATTCGACCTATTATTAATCGATTGTGACTAAACTACGGCGCATTGATTCGGCAGGAATAGCGACTGTTTGGCATATTTCCAGCAAGTCTGTAGTATTTTGAAGCCGAGGTGTGAATGTACGTTGATCACTGTATGACTGGGTGACTGGTCATGACGGAGGACCGTGTTCCCAAAAGATATCTTGATCATGTCATGGGCCCATGGCGATCTGACGTGAACATTGCGAcacatttgggcttcaatttgtAGAATGATGCAACATCATGTTACAACTCATCACCGTATAGGGATAAGACATCCCTGATGTCATGCAAGCATGCAACGAAAAAATTAAGCTATTTtggaatgaattttcaaaagcgTTTTATTGTTGGCGATATTCATATTCTACATTACGCGGAATTGGCAATCCAATGTCAAGTATCCTCCCTTTCGTAAATCCTTTGAATTCGAGCTGCGGAAAAATCTggccatatttttttcatttgtccGAGCGCCAAGAACCACCTGAGGCTCTCGAATAGCTTTTGTTTCTTGAATATTCGGATTTTCTCGATGATTGCGATCTCATTGAACCCTCTTGATCCTTTGGCAAGTAGGTCTTGTTCGATCTTCTCGAGGAAACTTGTCCCATGGCAAAATAAGATGAGGAACATTCGGCCCGGGCAGAGTCGTCCGATCGCCAATTATGGTCGTATCCACTAGAAAAATACGCTCCACTCGAATAATCTGGACCTGTGTGATAATCTGGCTCTCTGGCAAATCTAGGTCCCCTCCTCGAATTAGTTGACGGAAAAGGACGTTGTGTTTGATGGGGATTTTCCTCCCAGTAGTGGCGCTCGTCTTGATGGTGATATTGGCCGGGATTGCGATATTGCTCCTGGTGGTGACGCTCCTCTTGATCATAATATTGACCCTGGTGACGAAATTGGCCTTGATAATGAGACTGATTCtcgtgatgatgatgctgttgATGGTAAGGCCTTGGTGGATAATGGAGATTTGAGAGATTTGACCGCTCTTGTCGGGGTACTTCATGAGCGATGGACCTCTGAGCCGGTTGACGTTCATTGCCTAAAATAATAGTTActgagttaaaaaaaaacctcctaAAGAACGgtgttcatttcaatttaccAAACCAATTGGAAGAGCTTTCGAATTGTCGAGCATTGCTGTCTCTTTGGACAAAATGACGTCCTTCAGTCAAAGTTGGCCAAGGTCGGGACTCGCTTCTCTGTAGGTCTTGGAGATAGTTTACTCTCTCCAAATCATGACCTCTGGCTAAGCCAAATGCTGAAATTGTCATCAATAGAAACTTATGAATCAATCAAGCATTGTGTGTATGGGCATGTTGGACAAATCTTTGACTCTACACTATATTCGTGTTTGCCCTAAATTTATGCGTGTCTTTAGTGCAATATTTAGATGGATCGATTTTAATGTCTTGTGATAATGAAGCTGTCACTATAATTATTGACTTACCTTTAATGGCATCTTTTGGGGCCCAGCTCAGCCTTTGTACAAGGTAGCGACAAATGAGGTAGCCGGTTCGATTTACTCCATGGGTGCAATGAACCCCGATCAACGCATCTACATGGAGAACGAGTATTGGAGTTAAATATCGAGTAGAAGTCTTTGCCGCTCCCTTTTAAATGTCGCTTGGGAAGGAGGCTAGGGCCGAGAAGAGTAGAGAAGCTCTCGCACTCTCACTTTACACCACACAAGCGAAAGTAGCTAAGCTAAGAATTGAACATACAAATTTCTCTCTCCTCCTAATAAGGGCAGCGtggccgagtggtctaaggcGCTGGTTTTAGGCACCAGTCCGaaagggcgtgggttcgaatcccaccGCTGTCAAGAAACTTTTGATAAGTTTTCACTCACCTGGAGATTTTGCCAAAGTGCCATCGACGACGTCGAAGAAACTAGAAGAAAATCGAATTCACAGTAAAAAATAACTATTCACACGTGGCAGTTGCTGTTTTTTCCATACCGACGAACAACACTATTCTTTGGCACGACGTGCCCCTCAGTTGTGATCTTCACATGTTCAAGTACAGAGGAACATGTCGCCTTCAACTTTTCCGCGTTGTAATAACGTGTCGTATTGGTCAGATCGATGACGTGGGTTAACTTTGGACATTGGTCTCTTAAATCCTTTAATCCCCAATCATTGGCGAAAAATGTTGAACTAGTAGCAGCACCCGATGGTGTTGGATTGGGAGTGAGCAACGGAGTCGAAGAATCTAGGTATTACTCAAATTCATTATTTGCTGTTTGAAGATTATTTCACGAATTGCAACAGGAAAGTCAAACCTGGGGGTAAAATTCCATTGGCTCTGGTTGTAGCCTGGAAGCTTTTCATCAAATTCTGGAAAAGAACGAACAATGAATACCAACTTAGCCAAATTTGGCAATCATCCTGTAGATAATTTACGAAACTTGTGGTTTTCAGAGAATTTGAGCACGACAAATCTAATAACAGATTGACAGACCACCTGGCTACATTCAGCTCGTTTGCGAGAAGACGTTGGCGACGGTTTAGATGATTCTTATTCACCAATGAGTTTTTGTCATAAAAGTCCAGATGAGCGGCTTTGTCTTTTAGCCCTTTTATGATGAACGGCAGTGTCTCGAAGACCAAAATGACATCTTGACATGACTTGCATCAATTCCAAGCCATCTCAAGTCCGAGGgaatcggttttttttctcgcgTTAATTTTTGCCCCCCCCgttgttttgaatgttttaacTTGAAGGGAGTTTGTCCGTGCATGCTtaacaaatacaaaaacatTCAACCAACTATTATTACATCATTTTAACACAGTCGGTCGCTAGACTACTGGTGTGATTGTATGCTCATGCTTGCACCTATCAATCTAGTCAATGTATATATAAACCAGATCTAGCCAAATTATAAAACAGTCATCTCTCTACgctcccaatgagaacatgacatggcgcagtcggggtctcggccaaccatcggggtctcgggCCAACCACCGGGGTttcggccaaccatcggggtctcggccAACTACCTAATACATTTGATACCGGTTCGAGCCCCTGCGCGGGCATCAAAGTTGAAGCCATCATTGGACTGTGTTTGGGGTTCACACATTCGAACGTCCCCCAATGTCCTTTTTTAATAGAACCCCTTTGACCTCGTTCAAtttaattgtttaaaaaaacattgcacctATACACTTATATACATTTTCATATTAATTAACGTCAATTATACCCGTAAGAATTGCCTACGTGTAATCAATGACCAGCTACTCCTTAGCTGAATACATGTgtttaaatgcaaatataCATTCGATTCACATGCGGATAGGGGAGTCGATTTGATTTTAGAAGCAGTAAACCGAAGttcgttttcttcttggacCATTGGTGGATCTCTAGTACTTTTTGTCACACGGCTTTATTTAGGTCTGAATTCAAGCATTAATAATTGATACATCAACACTGTATTTCTGCACTTTTGACAATGGTTAGAGATTTAAGAAACGAAACGCCGGACAAAAGTATGCATGACGCGACGCTTTCGTAATCCCATGGTTTAtcatgaaaaaatggaaataacgTTTTTCTCAAGGTACCTCCACCGACTTGAATCGCTCCAGcataaaatatgaatatttccCCTACACTTGAGCGCTCCTATCAAAGTTTATTGAAAACGACTACATAGTTAAATAGAGAGTTATTCACATTTGGTTTAAAACACGGATTCCGAGAATTTCTAATCCCTCTTTCAGGACACTTTTAGCCGccccaaacaaacaaagccGGGCTAAACGTTTTGCGTCACTTTCAGCGTTCTGCACAGACAAACACTTCAGAGCTTTCGAGATATCCGAGCACAGAGCGAATAGATATCGGAGCAGAGCGTTGGGTTCCAGTTGGATATATGCATCTCTGACGGCTTCATCAAACACGGCGATTCTCCAGAGAAGATTCTGAGCCTCTTTTTCGGTTAGTTCGCCTGCTAGGAATCTAGAATCCTCTTCGAGTACCTCTAATAAACTGGACATGGAATGATTTTCCTTCGAGATCAGACTGAATAAGCGACAATGGGTGTATTGTAAGCGAACACCACTGGTACCCGTGGACTTGACGGCTCGTTCCCAACTGAAATCGTAGTTTTGAAGTCTTTTCGATGAGAAATCATTGACAACCACTGCCGTGGTGCCGAGAACTTCCAACACATCATCCGAGTCCAAGACATCTCGAGTGTTGGGCGAGAGTTCCCTTTGTTCCCGCACACGATCTTTGGCTTCATCGAGGATATCGTTGAGAAACACGGCGGTGCCCTTCCTGGAACTCATTTTACTAATCCTTCCAAATTTGACATGTTCCAACTGAGCACTCCAAGAGAATCCCAATCTCTTAAGAATGGCGAACAAATGCTGGAAATGTTCGGTTTGTCCATTCTCGACCACGTAGAGCATTCGGTCGAATGCGTATTTTTGGGCTCGATCAATGGCAGCTGCGATGTCTCGCGTGATATAGAGACTCGAGCCGTCGGTCTTCAAAATGGTCACATCTCGTTCAAGTTGATTTTTGCCGATGGTCATCGGGATCACCTGCTTACCATCTCTATCCGCCAACAGATTCCTGGTTCGCATTAAATCAAGAACTTTTTGATTTGCTTGGTTTGTGTACATGGACTCGCCATGGTATTCGTGAAAGTACACCCCTAACCGAGCGTATACTTTCTCGAGGGATTCGATCGTAACTTTGCGAGCAATGGACCATTGCTTCAATAGCTCAGAATCTCCGTTTTCGAGCTTCTCCGTGCATTCGCGGACCAACGAGGCGAACTTTGGGTCCTTCTCACCCTTCAGATTGGCTTGAACATATATCTGGTACAAGCTATGGATGGCATCATTCTCGGATTGCACTTGGTTTATATCCAAGGCAAAGTCTTTGAGCCCGGCGGATATGTATCCGAATTGTGTGCCCCAATCGCCCAGCCAGTTCAGTCGGATCACGTCATGCCCCACTGCCTCATAAATATTGGCGCAGAAATGACCCATTATAGTGGATCTGAGATGGCCCATATGAAAGGGCTTTGCCACATTGGGCGAACTGAATTCGACAATGACTTTGAGGGGACTTTCCTGGGGAAACAGGCCGTTCCTTCGCCAGTCTTTGGTTCTGACTTTCAAGGCCACGTGGAGGACGTCCTTGGTGAACTCCAAAGTTGGCAGACGAAAATTGAACGAAGGTCCTTGGGACGGCAcccattttcctttcttgtcCCGTGGTTTCGCAGGCATTTCGGGTTCATTAACGAGCACGATCTCAGGCAGATGACAATCGGTCTCAAATTCCTCCACTATCCCTGACAGGGCTTGAGAGTATGCTGTCAAAGATGAGGACGATCCTTTGTTCATTTCGAGAACCGAAGAACAAGGAACTTGTATTGAGAACGTAGACGTGTTCACACGTGGCGGTAAAACCATTTTAGAAGTTAAGTCTCGCACAGAAGGAAGTTTCGAGTCAGTCTGACATTTCCCATTGGCGGAGAGAACTTGACGAAGCCGTGTTGCAATTAGGCATCGGTATCGGCCTGCCATAGTTTCGCAAATCTTCGATTAGGACTTATTAGCAACGAATTCAGGACTAATGATTACCTAAAAAGAACAGGATGCACTTTAGTACATAACCTCGTCCAATATTGGTAAATCACAACACGATCAGATTTCGACAAAAAATGACCTTTTCGAAGAAATGTCGAAGAAGTAAGTGGCTTAGAGGCAGTAGCTAGGCGCATTCCTCCTTTTTCCTCAAGATGCACTAAACCTACAATATGTTTATGAATGCATACAATAAAGAAATTAAACCTCCTGAATACGTGTTTCGTTTGACGAATAGAGTACCGAGTGACAATGTCCTTTTTTCTATTCAACATCTGAGACATCCAATTGGCAGGGtcgttggtgttggtggtctCTCGACCAACCATTTCATACCGCCTCTCGTTTGT from Tigriopus californicus strain San Diego chromosome 5, Tcal_SD_v2.1, whole genome shotgun sequence carries:
- the LOC131880212 gene encoding RNA/RNP complex-1-interacting phosphatase-like isoform X2, with protein sequence MGRNGIPERWECYSPIGQQIPNTPFIAFKVPLNENLMKSFQATTRANGILPPDSSTPLLTPNPTPSGAATSSTFFANDWGLKDLRDQCPKLTHVIDLTNTTRYYNAEKLKATCSSVLEHVKITTEGHVVPKNSVVRRFFDVVDGTLAKSPDALIGVHCTHGVNRTGYLICRYLVQRLSWAPKDAIKAFGLARGHDLERVNYLQDLQRSESRPWPTLTEGRHFVQRDSNARQFESSSNWFGNERQPAQRSIAHEVPRQERSNLSNLHYPPRPYHQQHHHHENQSHYQGQFRHQGQYYDQEERHHQEQYRNPGQYHHQDERHYWEENPHQTQRPFPSTNSRRGPRFAREPDYHTGPDYSSGAYFSSGYDHNWRSDDSARAECSSSYFAMGQVSSRRSNKTYLPKDQEGSMRSQSSRKSEYSRNKSYSRASGGSWRSDK
- the LOC131880212 gene encoding RNA/RNP complex-1-interacting phosphatase-like isoform X3, giving the protein MKSFQATTRANGILPPDSSTPLLTPNPTPSGAATSSTFFANDWGLKDLRDQCPKLTHVIDLTNTTRYYNAEKLKATCSSVLEHVKITTEGHVVPKNSVVRRFFDVVDGTLAKSPDALIGVHCTHGVNRTGYLICRYLVQRLSWAPKDAIKAFGLARGHDLERVNYLQDLQRSESRPWPTLTEGRHFVQRDSNARQFESSSNWFGNERQPAQRSIAHEVPRQERSNLSNLHYPPRPYHQQHHHHENQSHYQGQFRHQGQYYDQEERHHQEQYRNPGQYHHQDERHYWEENPHQTQRPFPSTNSRRGPRFAREPDYHTGPDYSSGAYFSSGYDHNWRSDDSARAECSSSYFAMGQVSSRRSNKTYLPKDQEGSMRSQSSRKSEYSRNKSYSRASGGSWRSDK
- the LOC131880212 gene encoding probable arginine--tRNA ligase, mitochondrial isoform X1, with the translated sequence MAGRYRCLIATRLRQVLSANGKCQTDSKLPSVRDLTSKMVLPPRVNTSTFSIQVPCSSVLEMNKGSSSSLTAYSQALSGIVEEFETDCHLPEIVLVNEPEMPAKPRDKKGKWVPSQGPSFNFRLPTLEFTKDVLHVALKVRTKDWRRNGLFPQESPLKVIVEFSSPNVAKPFHMGHLRSTIMGHFCANIYEAVGHDVIRLNWLGDWGTQFGYISAGLKDFALDINQVQSENDAIHSLYQIYVQANLKGEKDPKFASLVRECTEKLENGDSELLKQWSIARKVTIESLEKVYARLGVYFHEYHGESMYTNQANQKVLDLMRTRNLLADRDGKQVIPMTIGKNQLERDVTILKTDGSSLYITRDIAAAIDRAQKYAFDRMLYVVENGQTEHFQHLFAILKRLGFSWSAQLEHVKFGRISKMSSRKGTAVFLNDILDEAKDRVREQRELSPNTRDVLDSDDVLEVLGTTAVVVNDFSSKRLQNYDFSWERAVKSTGTSGVRLQYTHCRLFSLISKENHSMSSLLEVLEEDSRFLAGELTEKEAQNLLWRIAVFDEAVRDAYIQLEPNALLRYLFALCSDISKALKCLSVQNAESDAKRLARLCLFGAAKSVLKEGLEILGIRVLNQM